A stretch of DNA from Micromonospora sp. WMMD1155:
CTACGTGCCCAGCTGCAGCATCAACCCCATCCTGTCCTGCGGCTCGGTCATGACCACACCCCAGGCCGAGGCCTTCGGGATCCCCAACCCCCTGATCGGCATCGCGGGGTTCGCCGCGCTCACCACGATCGGCGTCGTCCTGCTGGCCGGGGTGCGACTGCCCGGCTGGTTCTGGCTGGGACTACAGGCCGGCGTGACGTTCGGCGTGGTCTTCGTGCACTGGCTGATCTACCAGAGCCTCTACGTCATCGGCGCCCTGTGCCCGTACTGCATGCTTGTTTGGGCCGTCACCATCCCGATCTTCCTGTACGTCACCCTGCGCACCCTGCGCGATCACGGCGGTGCGCTTCCCGGGCCCGTGCAGCGGATCGCCGCCGCGGCTGCCAGCTATCACAGCCTCATCCTCACCGCCTGGTACGCGATCATCCTGATCGCGATCCTCAACCGCTTCTGGGACTACTGGATCACCCTCGTCTAACCCGTCCGCTGCTTTCCGGCTTGCCGCAGGGAAGCTGCGCTGAGTCGAAGGATGCTCCCGCGCCCGCAGCACCCCGTTCAGCGGTTGTCGGTGGTGCAGCACCCGTCGTCGCAGCCGTTGGCGTCGTCGCCCGCGACGGGGGAGCGCAGGGCAGCGCCAGGAGCGCAGCAGCTGTCACCGCGCCAGGCTTCGCGGCCTTCCTTCACCGCGACCGCGGCGATAACCAGCGCGGCGGCGGGGTCGGCCCACCACCAGCCGAACAGCGAGTTGACCGCCAACCCGACCAACAACACCGCAGAGAGGTACGTACACAGCAGCGTCTGCTTGGAGTCCGCGACGGCCGAGGCCGACCCGAGTTCG
This window harbors:
- a CDS encoding vitamin K epoxide reductase family protein; protein product: MSATTVEPTADPTSPEQGFLSRVTAWICAVGGVVGMLAATILIVEKINLLADSDYVPSCSINPILSCGSVMTTPQAEAFGIPNPLIGIAGFAALTTIGVVLLAGVRLPGWFWLGLQAGVTFGVVFVHWLIYQSLYVIGALCPYCMLVWAVTIPIFLYVTLRTLRDHGGALPGPVQRIAAAAASYHSLILTAWYAIILIAILNRFWDYWITLV